The DNA region CAGGGAAGTCTTGAGCTGGAGTGGGGTGACTGGGACTGAGTCATGGGGCCTGAGGTTAGAGGTGAGGAAATAGGGCAGTGAGCCCAAGGGGCTCAGAACAGACCCACACTATCATGATTTCTCACTCTGTTATTACCAAATGAAGGGGTTGATCCCCAGTTAAGGGGCAGGGCCCCAGAAGGATAGGCTGTAACACCCAGGCCCCCAGAAGGATAGGTTGGGAAGGGGGAGTTGGAAGAAGCACGCAGAGCACTGGCTTGGAGGAAGACTTTATTTTGCTCCCTGTTCCCAGTCCCCCAGCTAAGGCAGTTTGGCATGGCCACCCTGTGACCCTagttgggtgggggaagggtgtcCTGGCCTCCTGATTAGTGGCTGTGGCCATGGCCACCATGGCTATGGCCGTGGCCACCGTGGCTATGGCAGTGGCTCTGGCCACCTTCCCCAAAGCCTGGCCCATGGCTGTGGCCTTCTCCTTCAGGGGCATTCTTATGCATTTCCTCATGGGAGGCTACCGTCAGCCTGGCCACCAGGATGGAGAACTCCTCGAAGTCCAGCTCCTTGTCTCCATTTGTGTCCAGGTCCTCCATGATCTTGTTTATGGCATTGTCattcttcttctgcttctgtgGGTGGGGGAGACATGGCAGTCAGGGCTGGGTGTGGCCAGCGTTAGGGACAGGGAGCTCAGCAAATGACCCTAGGCAAAGCTACAGGGAAGCCtggcccctgggcctcagttataaaattgaaaatgaccATGGACTGATGCCCACAGGGTAGCAGATGCTGAGCACGCTTTGGACACGTTCTGATTTAGTCTGCATGCAACCTGGGCACTAcaattctctccattttacagaagaactgaggtcaagtgacttgctcGAGGTCACACAATTAGTATGTACAGAAATGTCACCCCATTGGTCTTTATAACAAGTCTAGCAGGTGGACTTCGTCTCTTCTTTGAGGAAGACTTGAGGAAACTGACTTAGAAAAGGACAGCTGGTTTTTGCAGATTGAGGAGGGTTGGGAGCCGCAGAGTGGAAATGAGCCCTGTCCCTCCACCTGTCCATCCTGCTCCCTCCCCTTTcgcctcccttccctctctagGTCACTCATTTGGGACATGCATCTGCATTTTAACCTGCATAGTAGGGAAACCCctgaggaaaggaaagcaaggtggggacagagggcagtGTTGGCTCTCCATTGACCCCACAGGGTGCGATGAAGTAGCCAGGGCAAGGGAGGGTTCAGGCAGGGCAGAAGAGAGCTTCAGTTGGTCCCACCCACTGGCTGGGGTAGCTTAGCCAAGTCCCCTCCTGGGACCCAGTGCCCAGCTCTGTTCCCAGACCCTTCCCACCCCTGCAGTGCTCCCACACAGccttctttctgcccttttcccATGCCCGGCCAGAGCACTCACTCTGGAGCAGCTGCTTGGCTGGGTCCCAGCTTCTCCTCCTGGACTACCACTCTGCTTCTGGCAGAGTACgaaggaggtgggtggtggggcaGGCATAGGAGTCACACTGAGGAGATCCTCACCCCATGAACTCTTGGCTATATTGTTTCTTGTTTATCCTGACCTGGCACCCTTCTTCCCAGTGTCTTATGCACCTTGACCCAGTGTCAGCATCCCCACTACCGACTACTGAAGTGGGGCGAGGCTTCAGGGAAGGCTGCCACTGGCTCTAGGAATAGAACTGAGGCTGGGACTCAGGCTTTTCACCCTTCTTGGTCCAGGTCTCTGTACCCCAAGTCCCCGATCttataaagaaactgaaagatcAAGTGGAACTAATCTTTTTTTCCTAGAATTGCCTGTTATTTTCAGATCAGGGAATAAATGAACATGTTACTGAGTGCTTTGTGCCTGCCACTGCTCACTGGGTGCTTCCTACATGTAGTGTCTGTGTTTCCACGGACACTTAGGTTAGAAAGGCCCCTCAGCCCTTGCATTCTGACAACAGCTGAGGTTTGATGTCTGCCCAGCCCCTGCCAAGGGTCGTCCTCAGTTGCTTCCCTCCTCAGTTCAGGTGTCAGCTCAAATCACCTCCTTGGAGGGGCTCTTCCTGTCCACCCAAATAGTCAGCTTTCCCCATCCAGCCCACGCCACCCATAGCatgctctcttattttctttggggGACTTACTGGTATTGGATTTTCCTGTGCTCTTTACTGGCCAACATCTTTGCTGTGTGTTCACCACTATGTGACTCTGCCCAGGACAGGGCCCTGCACACAGCACACATCTGTAAGTCAGTCTTGCTCAACTCTGTCTGCTGTCTAACTTGGAGTAACTCTGGTGACAGGGAGGCTGGGCTGAAGGAGCTAGACTTTCCTCCTTGACCATTGCAGACTGCACCCCATCCTCCATCCTTAGCCCAGACTGTCTCCAGGCTGCGTCAGGCCCGCGAGGAGCACAGCCTACCTTGAGGAAGTTCGGCAGCTCTTTTTTCACCagctgtttcatttctttctggttGAGTTTGTCCGGGTGCCCCAGCCGCACAGAGTACTGGTGGAAGATGTTGATGATGGTCTCAATGCTGCATTCCATCTGTGACAGCTGGTCCGCCATCTTCCTGCACTCTTGTCTGCAAAGTGGAGATGCAGGGGTTCAGGTGCTTAGAAGAAAAGGCTGCTGAACTTCCCTGACACCTCCCACAGGCTGCCCATAGGAACAGAAGGGGAAAcacagaagtaaaagaaagagcGGCTCCAGGTGATTTGAGAGAAGATGCTGCCCCACACATGGAAGGGATGGTTTTAGAATATCTGGAAAATGCCAAAAAGCAGTGCAGTTGAGGACAAGAGGCTCCAGCAGAATATGAGCCAAGAAAATGTGAGGAAATTTTGATTAATCGAGgagggcttccaggaggaggccTTGGAaagaagatggggggggggaagtaaaGAAAGAGTTGGCAGGCAGGCTCCTGCCTGTGGAAGCTGATGGCTCACTTACCTGCCAAGGAGCCACACAACGGGGTTTGACAGCACCCCGTGTGTCCAACATTTATAGGCAGCCCCTGGCCGGATAGTCAGCTCTCGCGGGAAGATTGCTTCACAGGTGAGCAGTGTGGTAACCCTGAGTTGGGCTGTCAGTGCCAGGAAAGGGGCTTGGGCGGGACAGGAAAT from Lynx canadensis isolate LIC74 chromosome F1, mLynCan4.pri.v2, whole genome shotgun sequence includes:
- the S100A9 gene encoding protein S100-A9; the encoded protein is MADQLSQMECSIETIINIFHQYSVRLGHPDKLNQKEMKQLVKKELPNFLKKQKKNDNAINKIMEDLDTNGDKELDFEEFSILVARLTVASHEEMHKNAPEGEGHSHGPGFGEGGQSHCHSHGGHGHSHGGHGHSH